Proteins from a genomic interval of Aquabacterium sp. A3:
- the zapB gene encoding cell division protein ZapB, whose translation MSRIEQLTDRVERLLVRHEELQRVNQLLSEQVNTLTQERDSLRARLAAARARIDALIDKLPALREEGGPLGPASSSQDNDDQPSA comes from the coding sequence ATGTCCAGAATCGAACAACTCACCGACCGCGTTGAACGACTGTTGGTTCGTCACGAAGAACTTCAACGCGTCAATCAACTGCTCAGCGAACAGGTCAACACACTCACCCAAGAACGAGACTCGCTGCGAGCCCGTCTTGCCGCTGCCCGTGCACGCATCGACGCACTGATTGACAAACTCCCGGCCTTGCGCGAAGAGGGAGGGCCTCTTGGCCCGGCGAGCTCTTCCCAGGACAACGATGACCAACCATCCGCATGA
- a CDS encoding cell division protein ZapA gives MKQIEVSIMGQSYLLGCPEGGEARLREAVAQVDREMCAIRDAGKLKARERIAVLAALNLAYGQQNERPSHGPATERAIPTESTDPQHLEALIARLDQALAKDGQLL, from the coding sequence ATGAAACAAATTGAAGTGTCGATCATGGGGCAGAGCTACCTCCTGGGATGCCCAGAAGGCGGAGAGGCCCGTTTGAGAGAAGCCGTGGCGCAAGTCGACCGCGAAATGTGCGCGATCCGCGATGCCGGCAAACTCAAGGCACGTGAGCGCATCGCCGTCCTGGCGGCACTGAACCTGGCTTACGGACAGCAGAACGAGCGCCCAAGCCATGGACCAGCGACCGAGCGCGCCATCCCCACCGAGTCGACAGACCCTCAGCATCTGGAAGCCCTGATCGCTCGACTGGACCAGGCACTGGCCAAAGATGGCCAACTGCTGTGA